The nucleotide window ATCTTCCACGATGTCCAACTGGTGAGTCGTGGTAATTACCGTCTTCGAAGTGTTCTTCCAACTCTGAATCAGGTCGATTAGTTGGCTCTGAGCCTTTGGATCGAGTGTGGAGGTGGGCTCGTCGAGCAACAGCACCTCCGGATCGAGTACCAGAACGGACGCCAACGCGACGCGCTTCTTCTCGCCGCCTGACAAGCGATGAGGAGGACGATCTTTCAAGTGAAATATTCCCATGAACTCCATCGTCTGATCAATGCGCTGCAGCAGTTCATCCTTCGGCAACTGCAATTGCAGAGGGCCGAAGGCGACTTCGTCGAAGACAGTTGGGTTGAATAGCTGAACATCGGGATTCTGGAAGACCAGTGCGACACGGCGGCGGAAGTTGAAGGCGAATCCGCTGCCCTGCAGACGATCGAGGGTCATCTCCTCACCACCGAAACGGACAGTTCCGGCGGAAGGGAAGCAGAGACCGTCGAGCAAACGCAGCAGCGTCGATTTCCCGGAACCGTTGGCTCCGACGATCGCAACGCGCTGGCCGGAAGCGATGGCGAGCGACACGTTTCGCAGTGCGACGATTCCGTCGTAATCGAAGCTGACGTTTTGGAGATCGAAGAGGTTCACGAACTATCTTCCGAACCAGACTGCAAGAAAAGCAATAACAATTGCGAGCACGATCGATGCCAAATCTCTCAGCTTCATTCGAGAACTGTCCAGCAGTCGAATGTCTCCGGTGAAGCCTCGCGATTGCATGGCGAGGTAAACGTCATAGCTCAAATCGGCGCTCTTGCCGAGCAGAACTCCGGCTGTTCGGATCGCCATACGGCGCTGATCGGCTCCGCTCATTGCGCCTACCATGCGGCTCTGGCGCGATTCGAACATCTGTCCCGCGGTCTCGATCAGCAGGAAGATGTAGCGATGCGTCATCGCCAGCATCGTCACGACTTCTGCCGGAACCCAGAGCGCGCGAAGACCACGCAGGATCTGTACCCAATGCGTGCTCAGGACGAGTGCGGTCGTGAGTGTGACTGCGGTTTCCACACGAAGGATGAGCAGACATGCGGTTCGCAATCCCTGGGCTGTGATCGCCAATCGGCCTGCTTGAGCGACAACATCTCCGGGCGTGATGAAGATCGCGGGCAGCGCGATCAGGCCAGTGAAGCCGAAGACGATCAGCCAGACGCGCTTGATCAGCGTTCCGAAAGGCACTCGTGATCCGAACGAGACAAAGACCGCGAGAAGGAACAGAGCGCTCAGCGGCAAGAGGCTGAGAGTAAGGACAACCGCAATAACCAGCACAAGAATCGAGACGATTCGCGCGCGCGGATCGAAGCTCTGCAGCAGACCTCGCTTTGCTGCGGTCTGCTCGGAAGCGAAGGCTTTCGAGAGAGCTTTGGTGAAACTGCGCAGCGTGGACTCAATCATGTGGCTCACGAGCGTGCCTCTTTGCGGCTGAAAGCGCGAGCTACGAGCGAGAGAAGCAGAATTATTCCGACGCCGAACATCGCCGACAGCATGTATCCGAATGCTGGATTCTTTATGAATGCTGGAGCGTAACTCGGGAACGGGGCCGTCCAGATGGACGACAGCCGCGCCAGGCCAGCGGGAGCGTTGGTGAAACTCTCTGCGGAGCCTTCGCCCCAGGCGGTTCCGACGGCCAGCGTTCCCAGAGGGGTAAGGATCAGCAGCGATCCGACGGTGGCCCAGAGCTTCCACTCCGAGGTGGCCTGCGTGGCGACTGTCGGCTGAGGTGCTGTTGTCACCTGCTTGGCGAAGGCGGTGTTGCTCAGCAGAGTCGACCTGGTGCCCTGGAGGTAGGCGATCATTCCGCCAGACAGGGCTGCTTCGGCGAATCCGGCGATGGTCAAGTGTCCGATCATCATGGCTGGGATCGCTATGTGCAGCGGATAAGGCGCGTAGAGCGGGGTTCCGCTGGCGTCGTGGAAGAGCACGGGCTGAATACCAAACTCGATCGCGGCCAGAAACGCTGCTGCGTTGATCGACACGTAACCGGCGATGGCGGCGGCGAGGACGTTGCGGCGTCCGCGACTGGCGAAGAGGCGATAGACGGCCCAGGCGACGAGCGAGCCGACGATGGCCATGTTGAAGCAGTTTGCGCCGAGGGTGGTGATTCCTCCGTCGCCGAACAGCAGTGCCTGGATGGTGATGGCGATGGAGAGTGAGAGAATCGCTCCCCAAGGGCCGAGGACGATGGCAGCGACGGCGATTCCGACGGCGTGCGCTGTGGTTCCTCCGGGCAGCGGCAGGTTGAACATCATGATGACGAAGGAGAAGGCCGCGAAGACGGAGATCAGGGGA belongs to Terriglobia bacterium and includes:
- the cbiM gene encoding cobalt transporter CbiM, translating into MHIPDGYLSPSTCATLYVLSGSGWWLALKKIKRVLMTRTIPLISVFAAFSFVIMMFNLPLPGGTTAHAVGIAVAAIVLGPWGAILSLSIAITIQALLFGDGGITTLGANCFNMAIVGSLVAWAVYRLFASRGRRNVLAAAIAGYVSINAAAFLAAIEFGIQPVLFHDASGTPLYAPYPLHIAIPAMMIGHLTIAGFAEAALSGGMIAYLQGTRSTLLSNTAFAKQVTTAPQPTVATQATSEWKLWATVGSLLILTPLGTLAVGTAWGEGSAESFTNAPAGLARLSSIWTAPFPSYAPAFIKNPAFGYMLSAMFGVGIILLLSLVARAFSRKEARS
- the cbiQ gene encoding cobalt ECF transporter T component CbiQ, whose protein sequence is MIESTLRSFTKALSKAFASEQTAAKRGLLQSFDPRARIVSILVLVIAVVLTLSLLPLSALFLLAVFVSFGSRVPFGTLIKRVWLIVFGFTGLIALPAIFITPGDVVAQAGRLAITAQGLRTACLLILRVETAVTLTTALVLSTHWVQILRGLRALWVPAEVVTMLAMTHRYIFLLIETAGQMFESRQSRMVGAMSGADQRRMAIRTAGVLLGKSADLSYDVYLAMQSRGFTGDIRLLDSSRMKLRDLASIVLAIVIAFLAVWFGR
- a CDS encoding ABC transporter ATP-binding protein, which produces MNLFDLQNVSFDYDGIVALRNVSLAIASGQRVAIVGANGSGKSTLLRLLDGLCFPSAGTVRFGGEEMTLDRLQGSGFAFNFRRRVALVFQNPDVQLFNPTVFDEVAFGPLQLQLPKDELLQRIDQTMEFMGIFHLKDRPPHRLSGGEKKRVALASVLVLDPEVLLLDEPTSTLDPKAQSQLIDLIQSWKNTSKTVITTTHQLDIVEDIADIVYVMQEGEIVASGEPSQILSDSDLLLRANLIHAHRHSHDGVVHSHPHSHRHSHHEHGHEHIHGDEFDK